The Armatimonadota bacterium region AGCGGCTACGGAAGAGGCGTCCGTACTGCCGTTTGCGCTCGAGGAGTGAAGCGGTAGGGTCGATCTGACCGCGGATTTGTTCGATGGTCGGTTCCCAGCGAGAGATATCGCTCAGGTCGGGCATGGGCAGATTTGCTACAGGGTCGTATGTCGCCAGTTTCCAGATAGCGGTTCCCCCCACTACCAGCAAAACGATTATGACCACGGCAAGGCGCATCACCGTACACCTCTTGATAGGGCTCAGATGAGAGTAGGTGAATCATACCTTATTTCTCATTTTCTTTGTCAATGCGGGGGGGAGGAGGACTTGACAAAGATTCGTCGAAGGTCTATACTGGAAATACTATAGGATTGATTGTGTTTAACTATGTGGTAATCGAGCCATGTCTTCGGTGAAATGGAAGCACATCGCGGATGCTATCCGCTCCCAGATTGAGAGCGGCGAATTGCCTGCGGGCACCGTTCTGCCCTCGGAGACGGAGCTGGCGCAGCAGTACGGTGTGTGTCGGGTGACGGCACACCGCGCGATGTTTGAACTGCAAAGACTGGGGCTCGTGGTGCGCAAGCGCAAGCGGGGCACCTTCGTCGCGGAACCTCCACCTGCCAAGCCCGTTTTTGTGGCGGCGATCTTTCCCTTTGTGCACGATTACCCACAGGTGGAGTACCTTCGCGGCATCCGCAATGCGCTACCGGACCACTACAACCTGTTGCTCTGTGAGACCCACAATGACCCACACCGCGAAGCGCAGTACCTGCGTCGGATGCAACATGAGGCGGATGGTATTCTCTGTTATCCGACCTGTGACCTGAAGAACACCCCTTTGCTCCAGCGCATTCTGGATAGTGGCAAGCCGCTGATTTGCGTAGACCGTCAGCCCGATGGATTGCAGTGCGACGCGGTGATGACAGATAACTATCAATCCAGCCTGATAGGCTTGCGCTATTTGCTGGAGCAAGGACACCGGATGATTGGCTACTTCAGCGACGACGCGCTCTATGTGTCTTCTATCCGGGAGAGATACGAAGCGTACCTGCAGGCCATGCGGGAGGCTGGTCACAAAGATGTAGCCTCACTGGTTCGGCTGTTCCCGATGCGTGAAAACATCCAGCTGGACTACATGGTGCAGGCGGTGTATGATGCGTTGTTTACGCTACTGCATCAGCCCAGACCGATTACCGCCGTCTTCTGCTTACACGATTACTATATGGTGGCGGTGCTGGAGGCGTGTGACCGTATGGGCATCTTGGTACCAGATGACCTGGAAGTGCTCAGCTTCGCCGACGCTCCACCGTTGATGACCCGCGTCACACGCTCTGTACACCGTCTCGTGCAACAGGTGTACGAGATGGGGCATACCGCTGCCATTCGGTTACAACGCCGCATCAAGGGGGAGGTGATGCCGCCCGAAGTCACAACCACTCTGGCAAGTCTCTACCCTGCAGAACACCATCTGCCGGGGGAAAGGAAGTTACTTTCTCCAATACTCTCTGATGACAAGGAGGAAAAGCCATGAAAACCCGTGCTTTCACCCTGATCGAGCTGCTGGTGGTTATCGCAATTATTGCGATACTGGCAGCGATTCTGTTCCCGGTGTTTGCCCGCGCGCGTGAGCAAGCGCGAAAGACCAGCTGCCTCAGCAATATGAAGCAGATTGGTCTAGGCATAGGGATGTACGTGCAAGACTACGACGAGAAGTACTTCTCCTGGAGCAGTCAGTGCGCGCACACGACGGACTGCAATGGCGACATCGTGATGGCGTTCACTCGCTGGGCGGTACTGGTGCAGCCCTACGTGAAGAACGCGCAGATCTTTATCTGCCCCTCCTATCCGGATAACTTCTGGAAATGGGGTGGTTGGCCCGCCAACGGCTGCCCGGACCTGTGGCCCTTGCAGGGGTTCAGAGGGCTCTCGTACGACTTCAAGCTGGGCTTGGCGACCGGCTCGCGCTGTGGAGTAAAGCTCGCCAGCATCGACAAGCCCGCACAAACCATCATCTCTTACGAGAACAGCCCGATCCACGCCGAGAGGAGCGTGCCGTTCTGGTCGTGCACTGACAACCCGCAGGTATTCACCCGCATGGCTTTCAACGCCATCTTCGCGGACGGTCATGCGCGATACATCATGGCGGGTAACCACCGGTTCGTGAAGCTGCGGGTGTGGGAGACGGCAGGCTACCCCTGTGCCAACTTCGACCCGCACTGGTTCGTCACGGACGGCCGCGGCAACACCTGGAACCCCAGTGAAGGTTGGGATATCGACTGATGGACGATAGGGCAGACGGTCAAAACGTCTGCCCTTTAACCAGAGGAGGAGCAACATGGAGGACAAAAACAAACGCACCCTCATGGGTGTGATCGCGGTAGTTCTCGTCGTTATCGCGCTGGTGGTGATTGGGCTGCAGTGGAACAAGCAGCAGAAGGAAAAACAGGAAGTATTGCCTACTGAACGACCTTCGTGGTTTGGAGGGGGGGCAGGGGCACCGACCGGCGCCCCCACTACCAACGCCCCCTCAGGGCAGTAACAGCCATCCGTATGCCAGATCTCGGGCGGGGAGCAACCCCGCCCGAGCAGTAGCATGAACGATCTGATGAAGCGGAGAGCGGTTTCCTAGAAATCGCCTCCCCCGAAGTCGCCGCCAAAATCCCCACCGAAATCGGCGAAGTCGCCTCCGCCGGCATCCACATCACCCGCATCGAAGCCATCGAACAGATCGCTGAAGAAGTCTCCACCGCCAGCATCCGTATCGCTCGTTTCGCCCCATCCAAACATATTGTCGAAGAAATCGCCTCCACCGGTGTCCACATTGCCTGTTGTTGGGGAGTCGCCGAAGGTGCTGTCGAAGAAATCGCCGCCTCCGGCGTCCACTTCGGGGTTCTCTCCC contains the following coding sequences:
- the rliB gene encoding GntR family transcriptional regulator, with the translated sequence MSSVKWKHIADAIRSQIESGELPAGTVLPSETELAQQYGVCRVTAHRAMFELQRLGLVVRKRKRGTFVAEPPPAKPVFVAAIFPFVHDYPQVEYLRGIRNALPDHYNLLLCETHNDPHREAQYLRRMQHEADGILCYPTCDLKNTPLLQRILDSGKPLICVDRQPDGLQCDAVMTDNYQSSLIGLRYLLEQGHRMIGYFSDDALYVSSIRERYEAYLQAMREAGHKDVASLVRLFPMRENIQLDYMVQAVYDALFTLLHQPRPITAVFCLHDYYMVAVLEACDRMGILVPDDLEVLSFADAPPLMTRVTRSVHRLVQQVYEMGHTAAIRLQRRIKGEVMPPEVTTTLASLYPAEHHLPGERKLLSPILSDDKEEKP